A genomic stretch from uncultured Cohaesibacter sp. includes:
- the lepA gene encoding translation elongation factor 4, with product MTKQSFDKIRNFSIIAHIDHGKSTLADRLIQYTGGLTEREMREQVLDSMDIEQERGITIKAQTVSLKYEADDGETYTLNLMDTPGHVDFAYEVSRSLAACEGSLLVVDASQGVEAQTLANVYQAIDNDHEIVPVLNKIDLPAAEPERVRSQIEDVIGIDASEAIEASAKSGIGIKETLEAIVKRLPAPVGDKEAPLKALLVDSYYDVYLGVVVIVRIIDGELKKGDRIRMMGTDASYDVDRIGIFRPKMTDVSVLAPGEVGFLIASIKEVADTRVGDTITNVKRPCETMLPGFRPAQPVVFCGLFPVDANDFEDLRAAMGKLRLNDASFSFEMETSAALGFGFRCGFLGLLHLEIIQERLSREFDLDLIATAPSVVYEMEMTNDEMITLHNPADMPDVVRIREIREPWIKANIMTPDEYLGAILKLCQERRGVQTDLSYVGSRAMVQYDLPLNEVVFDFYDRLKSISKGYASFDYQLADYRAGDLVKMSILVNDEPVDALSVLVHRSQAEIRGRSMCEKLKDLIPRHMFKIPIQAAIGGRVIARETISAMRKDVTAKCYGGDATRKRKLLDKQKAGKKKMRQFGKVEIPQEAFIAALKMDS from the coding sequence ATGACCAAACAAAGCTTCGACAAAATCCGCAACTTTTCCATTATCGCGCATATCGATCATGGGAAGTCCACGCTCGCCGACCGCTTGATCCAGTATACTGGAGGGCTCACCGAGCGCGAGATGCGCGAACAGGTGCTCGATAGCATGGATATCGAGCAGGAACGCGGCATCACCATCAAGGCCCAGACCGTTTCGCTGAAATATGAGGCGGACGACGGAGAGACCTATACGCTCAATCTGATGGATACGCCGGGCCATGTTGACTTTGCCTATGAGGTGAGCCGTTCGCTGGCCGCCTGTGAGGGCTCCCTGCTGGTTGTCGACGCCTCCCAAGGGGTTGAGGCCCAGACATTGGCCAACGTCTATCAGGCCATCGACAATGATCACGAGATCGTGCCGGTGCTCAACAAGATCGACCTGCCAGCGGCTGAGCCGGAGCGTGTGCGCTCTCAGATCGAAGACGTGATCGGTATTGACGCCTCGGAGGCTATTGAAGCCAGTGCCAAATCCGGTATTGGCATCAAGGAAACTCTGGAAGCGATTGTGAAGCGCCTTCCGGCACCTGTGGGCGATAAAGAGGCTCCGCTGAAGGCTTTGCTGGTTGATAGCTATTATGATGTCTATCTGGGCGTTGTCGTCATCGTGCGCATCATCGATGGTGAACTCAAGAAGGGCGACAGGATCCGCATGATGGGTACTGACGCATCCTATGACGTTGATCGCATCGGTATTTTCCGCCCCAAGATGACGGATGTGTCTGTTCTTGCGCCCGGGGAGGTCGGTTTCCTGATCGCCTCGATCAAGGAAGTGGCTGATACGCGCGTTGGCGATACGATCACCAACGTCAAGCGTCCTTGCGAAACCATGCTGCCCGGCTTCCGTCCGGCGCAACCGGTGGTCTTCTGTGGCCTGTTCCCGGTGGATGCCAACGATTTTGAAGATCTGCGCGCTGCCATGGGCAAGCTGCGGCTCAATGATGCGAGTTTTTCATTCGAGATGGAAACTTCGGCCGCGCTCGGATTCGGCTTCCGTTGTGGCTTCCTTGGGCTTCTGCATCTGGAAATCATTCAGGAGCGTCTTTCCCGCGAGTTCGATCTTGATCTCATCGCCACCGCTCCGAGCGTGGTTTATGAGATGGAGATGACCAACGATGAAATGATCACCCTGCATAATCCGGCTGATATGCCAGACGTGGTGCGTATCAGGGAAATACGCGAGCCATGGATCAAGGCGAACATCATGACGCCGGATGAATATCTGGGCGCCATTCTGAAGCTGTGTCAGGAACGTCGCGGCGTGCAAACCGACCTCAGCTATGTCGGGTCCCGTGCCATGGTGCAATATGATCTGCCGCTCAATGAAGTGGTGTTTGATTTCTATGATCGTCTGAAATCCATCTCCAAGGGCTATGCCAGCTTTGACTATCAGTTGGCTGATTATCGCGCTGGCGATCTGGTCAAGATGTCGATACTGGTCAATGATGAGCCGGTGGATGCGCTTTCCGTGCTGGTGCATCGCTCTCAGGCCGAAATCCGCGGGCGTTCCATGTGTGAAAAGCTCAAGGATCTCATCCCGCGCCATATGTTCAAGATTCCCATTCAGGCTGCCATCGGTGGCCGCGTGATCGCCCGTGAGACGATTTCCGCAATGCGTAAGGACGTGACGGCCAAATGCTATGGTGGTGATGCCACCCGTAAGCGCAAGCTACTGGATAAGCAGAAGGCTGGTAAGAAGAAGATGCGTCAGTTCGGCAAGGTCGAGATCCCGCAGGAAGCCTTCATTGCCGCGCTCAAGATGGACAGCTGA